One Xiphophorus hellerii strain 12219 chromosome 24, Xiphophorus_hellerii-4.1, whole genome shotgun sequence DNA window includes the following coding sequences:
- the LOC116716186 gene encoding protein PAT1 homolog 2-like, protein MQLLIVLLEVEETERMKTAVLSEAEEIRLMEKTQRKVEHIYSQLQQHNAPDSGDEFLPFLSVSKGQKLLARLLPFLKNDSALKILHIVTSNLPTLISRDTEEDLPVLYPSLRNVIGVLTFSQLINVLKDLTSSESLSTFECLSLTCQNKFGLSLLYALLSHGEKLLSSGVPLEPSIGDFETWTDMIFQVAGQLSQCSLVEPLLLPSNLLTLFCRYLDKRTVHQLKSNWESATSCLVLPS, encoded by the exons atgcagTTGTTAATAGTTTTGCTGGAGGTGGAGGAAACTGAGAGGATGAAGACCGCAGTTTTGTCTGAAGCAGAAGAAATAAGATTAATGGAAAAAACTCAGAGGAAAGTGGAGCACATCTACTCTCAGCTGCAGCAACACAACGCTCC agATTCAGGAGACGAGTTTCTTCCTTTCTTGAGTGTCTCGAAGGGCCAAAAGCTTCTCGCTCGTCTGCTGCCCTTCCTGAAGAACGATTCAGCGCTGAAGATCTTGCACATCGTCACCTCCAACCTTCCTACGCTGATAAGCAGAGACACCGAGGAG GACCTTCCAGTTCTTTACCCGTCACTCCGAAATGTGATCGGCGTTCTGACGTTCAGTCAGCTCATCAACGTTCTCAAAGACCTGACGTCTTCAGAGTCTCTGTCGACCTTCGAGTGCCTCTCCCTGACCTGTCAGAACAAG TTTGGACTCAGCTTGCTGTACGCTCTTCTTTCCCACGGAGAGAAACTTCTTTCTTCAGGCGTTCCTCTTGAGCCCAGCATTGGCGACTTTGAGACCTG gactGACATGATTTTCCAGGTAGCGGGACAGCTGTCCCAGTGTTCGCTGGTGGAGCCGCTCCTCCTCCCATCAAACCTGCTGACGCTCTTTTGCAGATACCTCGACAAGCGTACTGTGCATCAACTAAAAAGCAACTGGGA GTCTGCAACCAGCTGCCTGGTTCTACCATCTTAA